One window of the Archangium primigenium genome contains the following:
- a CDS encoding pyridoxamine 5'-phosphate oxidase family protein: MTTKKTDTKKDAIAHLGELIQDIKVTMMTTVEADGSIRSRPMWTHNENFNGELWFFTNESAPKCDEVRDDHHVNLAYSDASRDRYVSVSGMARIVRDRQKIHALWDPSLKAWFPKGVDDPDIALICVSVDKAEYWDTPNKHMVQLVGFVKSVLTGEKYTPGDHQKIDLGQGSGAAH; the protein is encoded by the coding sequence ATGACCACGAAAAAGACCGACACGAAGAAGGACGCCATCGCGCACCTCGGCGAGCTCATCCAGGACATCAAGGTCACGATGATGACCACCGTCGAGGCGGATGGTTCCATCCGCAGTCGTCCCATGTGGACGCACAATGAGAACTTCAACGGTGAATTGTGGTTCTTCACGAATGAATCGGCCCCCAAGTGCGACGAGGTCCGGGACGATCATCACGTGAACCTCGCCTACTCGGATGCCAGCCGGGACCGCTATGTGTCCGTGAGTGGAATGGCGCGCATCGTGCGCGACCGGCAGAAGATCCACGCGCTGTGGGATCCCTCGCTCAAGGCCTGGTTCCCCAAGGGCGTGGACGACCCGGACATCGCCCTCATTTGTGTCTCGGTGGACAAGGCCGAGTACTGGGATACGCCCAACAAGCACATGGTGCAGCTCGTCGGCTTCGTGAAGAGCGTGCTCACGGGTGAAAAATACACGCCGGGTGATCATCAGAAGATCGATCTCGGCCAGGGCTCCGGCGCCGCGCACTGA